The Glycine soja cultivar W05 chromosome 8, ASM419377v2, whole genome shotgun sequence genome has a window encoding:
- the LOC114422424 gene encoding katanin p60 ATPase-containing subunit A1-like, protein MVGGSLAGLQEHLKLARDYALEGLYDTSIIFFDGALAQINKHLSTVEDPLIRAKWMNVKKALSEETEVVKQLDAERRAFKDNPIGRRPSSPPISVKSSSSFVFQPLDEYPTSSSGPGPVDDPDVWRPPSRDTTSRRPARPGQVGARKSAQDGAWARGATARTGAAGRGAKAGATGRVNSGTRASTTTGKKGGAASSGKASKTDTAAAAVTNGDAEDGKSKKLQYEGPDPELAAMLERDVLETSPGVRWDDVAGLTEAKRLLEEAVVLPLWMPEYFQGIRRPWKGVLMFGPPGTGKTLLAKAVATECGTTFFNVSSATLASKWRGESERMVRCLFDLARAYAPSTIFIDEIDSLCNSRGASGEHESSRRVKSELLVQVDGVSNSATNEDGSRKIVMVLAATNFPWDIDEALRRRLEKRIYIPLPNFESRKELIRINLKTVEVAPDVNIDEVARRTEGYSGDDLTNVCRDASLNGMRRKIAGKTRDEIKNMSKDDISKDPVAKCDFEEALRKVQRSVSQADIERHEKWFTEFGSA, encoded by the exons atggtTGGAGGTTCGTTAGCAGGGTTGCAAGAGCACCTCAAGTTAGCCCGTGACTACGCTCTCGAAGGGCTCTATGACACCTCCATCATCTTCTTCGACGGCGCACTCGCCCAGATCAACAA GCACCTAAGCACTGTAGAGGACCCTTTAATCCGCGCGAAATGGATGAACGTAAAGAAAGCACTTTCGGAAGAAACAGAAGTTGTAAAACAGCTAGATGCAGAGAGAAGGGCTTTCAAAGACAACCCCATTGGAAGACGCCCTTCTTCGCCTCCCATTTCGGTCAAGTCATCATCGTCTTTCGTTTTCCAGCCGTTGGATGAGTACCCTACTTCATCCAGCGGTCCTGGTCCCGTTGATGATCCCGATGTGTGGCGGCCGCCCAGCAGGGACACCACGAGCCGCAGACCGGCGCGTCCCGGCCAAGTCGGTGCTCGGAAATCGGCTCAAGACGGGGCTTGGGCGCGTGGCGCTACAGCCAGAACTGGTGCCGCTGGGCGTGGTGCTAAGGCTGGCGCTACCGGTAGGGTTAACTCCGGGACGCGAGCGTCGACGACTACCGGGAAGAAGGGTGGTGCTGCTTCTTCTGGAAAGGCTAGCAAGACAGATACTGCTGCTGCAGCTGTAACT AATGGTGATGCTGAAGATGGTAAGTCAAAGAAGCTTCAATATGAAGGTCCTGATCCTGAATTGGCTGCAATGCTTGAAAGGGACGTGTTAGAAACCTCTCCTGGAGTCAGATGGGATGATGTTGCAGGGCTTACTGAAGCAAAAAGGCTTCTAGAAGAAGCTGTTGTTCTTCCCTTGTGGATGCCTGAATATTTCCAG GGAATCAGGAGACCGTGGAAAGGTGTCCTCATGTTTGGACCTCCAGGAACTGGGAAGACACTTCTTGCTAAAGCAGTTGCTACTGAATGTGGGACCACTTTCTTTAATGTATCTTCTGCTACTTTAGCTTCTAAATGGCGTGGGGAGAGTGAGCGCATGGTGAGGTGTTTGTTTGATCTTGCAAGAGCATATGCACCAAGCACAatattcattgatgaaattgatTCTCTATGCAATTCTAGGGG GGCTTCTGGTGAGCATGAATCGTCCAGAAGGGTGAAGTCTGAACTTCTAGTTCAGGTTGATGGTGTAAGCAATAGTGCCACAAATGAGGATGGTAGCCGTAAAATAGTAATGGTTTTGGCCGCTACTAACTTCCCTTGGGATATAGATGAGGCACTAAg GAGAAGGCTGGAAAAGCGTATATATATCCCTCTTCCAAATTTTGAGAGTCGTAAAGAACTGATCCGGATCAATTTGAAGACTGTTGAG GTGGCACCTGATGTCAATATAGACGAAGTGGCTCGCCGGACAGAGGGATATAGTGGAGATGATTTGACAAATGTCTGTCGCGATGCTTCCTTGAATGGTATGAGGCGCAAGATAGCAGGAAAGACTCGTGATGAAATCAAGAACATGTCCAAGGATGATATTTCAAAGGATCCTGTTGCCAAGTGTGATTTTGAAGAAGCTTTGAGAAAGGTCCAACGAAGTGTTTCTCAGGCTGACATTGAACGCCATGAGAAGTGGTTTACCGAATTTGGATCAGCATAA